CTGTCCTCATCAAACGGCACTGGGCGGCAATACACAACCAGCTCAGAGAGCTCCAGTGCAATCTTCTTCCTCCGCTCCATGATCTTCCCCTCTTGCATCTGCACAAGGGAAAACAGGAGCTGAAAGTCTTCCCCCAGGCTTCTCCTTTGGAGATGTTGGGGACCATCCGCTGGGGGATGGGACCGTCCACCCCCATCCTCTGCACCCTGGTGCCCCTCACCCTGGCATCGGCGTTCTGCGTGGCCTCTCGGATCTTGGCCACCCACTCGCTGAGTTCCTCTTGCGTGTCCGCGGCCACGTCCAGTGACTGGGCTGCGTGGGACATCTGCTGGGAATGGATGGTGAAGACAAATGGTTTGGAGCTCCTCCCGTCTTTGGAGATAACTATAAGGACATCAGAGGGGGGCTTTACTCGAAGACATTCCCAACGGATGGCTCTGTGGAGCAAATGAAACCTCAGCGGTCCCGCTCCCGGgcccccaccagcccccctGGCACCCCACCAGCTGTTGGGGTCCTCTTCTTGTGAGGGTCCCATTTTTCTAATGAATGGTTTCAGCTTTCCAcgctgaaatgcattttcctttcagccaGGGGTAAATATCCCCCAAACCATCTAGACTTCTAAATTCCtccaaaaccccccaaaatcagCCCATTTCCTCTGAACCCAGCCCCGTGTTGCTCCCCAGTACGTTGTGCCAAGCATGAGCCTGGCTGGCAATTGCATGATGAGTTTGGGGAGCCTCAGCTCACGGCACCGAGCTTCAGCACGGGGTGCACGCCATCCCAGAGAGCTCCCGCAGCCGCGGTGGGGACGTGGTGGGGACACTCACCTACGTGGCAGGATGGCACGTCGATAAAGCCCTTCAAGAAGTTCCCCAGGGGGCTGTTTTCTGACGACTGCAAgacaggaaggaagaaggggtgGTGAGGGGCGGCTGTGTGGGACTGAGCCCAGCGCCCGCTCCGTTTGGCAgcctccctccagccctctgaATTGGCCAAGTctgagcaaaagcagagaaaaaacaccCTCTCGGCATGCTCTGCTCCGCGGTTGAGCATCTCCTAGCCTCTGGATAAGGGTCTGGGTTGGCGTGTGGCCAGGAGCATCCTCCAGCCTCCGCATAAGGGTCTGGActggagcggggctgggagcaTCTCAGGCAGCCTTGGTCCCAGGTGCATGGGGACAGGGCACTCACGGCCTCAtcctgctcctgtgcttgcaTGCTGACGATCTCCTCCACGTAGTTGGCTGGGAACCACAGTTGCTTCTTGCCCCCGTAGTCCCCCCGCCACCTGCAAGGGGTGAGAGGATCAAGGCAAGTGGATCGATCTGGGGTGGGACAGGGGTGTTCATGCTGCATGCAATGTCAGGGGGTGGTCggagaaggggtggggggacagaAAAGGAGGCAGTTAAAACCTACCACAGGACAACCCACGGGAAAACCCAGGGCGTCCCCTCCACCTCCCACCCACAGTGATGCCCACCCGGGGGCCACCCAACTGCCCTCACCAGCCGCCGTCCTGCTTGTCAACATTGTGGATGATGGCCTGCTTGCAGAACGACAGCTCGTCCTCCCGTTGTGCTTTGTAGTCGTAGAGAGCCTTCACTGTGCACTGGACCATCGGGGAGAGGGACACATGTCACCACCCAGCGCCCGGGGACACTGGCAGGCAGCGTGCCCCACTCAGCCTAGCTCCTCAAGCCCTCATGGTGGAGCATGGGGGCTCCTGAGGGTCCGACACCCCAAGTGATGCCCCCAAATTGCCCATGCCAGCAGTGAGACATGTTAGAGGGGAcaggagggctgcagggtgccCGTGGTCCTGTAGGACCACCACATTCAGTGCAAAGCGGGTTCCTCTTCTGGGTCCCCCAATGGTTTCTCCTGGTGCACTGAAGGGGTTAATCCCCTGATAGTCCCACACTCCCTGGAAAAAAACTATTTGGGTTAAGCTTTGCCATGTCTGGTCTTAGCctgagagctgctctgctgcaatgGGACCTTTAAGGCACAGCAGCGTTGGACCATGGCATCGTAGGATCACAGGGAAGGAACCTTGGGGTCCAGTCCAGCCTCCTCCAGGGTAAGCTCCAAGACCAGCCTGGTCCCAAAAACTTCTGAGGATGGAGACTAGGTCAGCTCCAAGAACAGCCGAGTCCCAAAAACCTCTGAGGATGGAGACGGGGTCAGCTCCCAGACCAGCCTGGTCCCAAAAACCTCTGAGGATGGAGATTGGGTCAGCTCCGAGACCAGCCCAGTTTCAGAAACCTCTGAGGATGGAGACGGGGTCAACTCTGAGACCAATCTGGTCTGAGAAatctctgaggatggagactGGACCAGCTCTGAGACCAGATGGATCACTCCAAGACCAGCCCTGTCCCAaacacctccaaggatggagacagcACCACCTGGGAACTGACCCTAAACCTGCTCTTTTGGGGTTCCCTAGTGCAAAGGGATCCATGGGGGTTTCCTCACTGTTGGGGCAAACTTGTGCCAGGTCCTTGCTTCAGGCTGGGATCTCTCCAGACCTCGCCCACCACGCCATTACAATGCTGTTGCTGGAACTCGGACTGTCCCCAAATGACGGGGAGGCGGAAAGGTCCCACCAGCTCCAGCATCACTCAAAGGtcataaaaatgcagcaaaacatcACCACTTCTCAGGTCAGtagtgggagatgtggtgggtCTGGGGGGACACTGCCCAGGAGCCCCAGCACTAGAATCgccatgtcccaccaccctcCATCTCCCAGGGACACCAGCTCAGCCCCTTACCCTGGCCATTGGCATCTTGTTGGCCTCTACGTAGAAGTGGGGGGTCCGCACCTCATACAGGGCTCCATAGTCCAGCTCCTGCAAAGAAAGACACCTGAGTGGGTCACCTGGATGCAGGCAGGGGCTACAAGGGGATGTGGTGGGAGCTGGGCCACCACAGGTGATCCAGAGGATGTTGAGAGGGACCTAATATCCCTTTGCAAATCGTTGGAAGTGAATTACAGTGGAGTTATAACTGTGGGCATTGGCTGTGGAACGAGCTTGGCTGGTTCCAGTTGGGCTTCAACCAAAAGCCTGGAGGAGCCCTTCCCACCGTGGTGGAGCTGGGGACGGAGCTTGGTTGCCTGTGGCACAGAGCCCCTATCCCCACCATCCCCACTGCCCAGAGCACTCACGGTGGTGCCCATCTTCTCCAGGGTCTCCTCATTGATGGGGTAGCGCAGCTTCATCTTGCGGTAGAGTGGGTGCTTCTCATAGTAGCTGACGAGGTCCACAAGGCTCTCAAACTCAGCCGAGCTGCCCAGCATGAAGAGTCGACCTTCCTGCTGGATGCGGCAGTGCTTGATCTTCCCCTCCGCCCTGGGGCCAAGAGAGCCAGGGGGGCCATGAGGTGTGGCCAGACCTTGGCTCCATGATGGGGACGGGCAGGAGGCGATGCCCTGCCTAGGCAGGGATGCCACTGGGGTGACCGCCCTGAGGATGTGTCTTTCCCATCACCACAGCCTCCCCATGACAGCATCTTGTGTCCCACCGTCTCACCCTGCTGACCCAAAGCAAACCCCCGCCACCTGGCACGGAGTCACAGCAGACATGAGATGGGCAGTTCTCAGCTCGGATGGCAATGTGGGCACCGTGGCCAAGCCTGACCGGCTTCAGGGTGCCGAGATGGCCGCACTCACCGGAAGGAGATGGCGTAGGAGTTGGGTTCACTGCGCTTGCGCACCAGGAAGGCTCCGTCCCGCGGGACCCGCATCAGCATGTGCTCAGCCTGCAGGCGCGTCAAGCTGGCGTGGTACCACCTGGCCGGGCAGAGAACGGAGGCGGTGGGCTGGTGCTGGCATCCCCACATCCCGGGGGGCACCCAAGACCTGACACgagggatggaggaggctgGTGGACCCAGGGGAccaaggggatggggatgggaacCATCCTCACTCTTTGCTCTCGTGGGCATTGGGTTGGGGGACGGGGTCGGTGAGGCGCATCTCGAACTCGTTGCAGCGGAGCGGCACCTCACGGTAGTGGCAGATGAGGCTGTAGAGGCTGTCGAAGACCAGGTTGTCCGTCAGGTAGAACTTGGTGGCGCCGGCCTCCTGCCGTGAGTGGATCCGGCAGTGCTGCACCCGGCTGGACCTCCTGCCACGGTGGTGGGGGGAAGGCGGGGGTGAGTCAATTCAGGTCCATGTCCCCACCATCCCACGCTTGGGGGTCCACGTGCTGTGCAAAAAGGTGGTGTTTCCCCCCAAAAACGCCATTCCACCCACCAAACCAAGGAGCGGCTGGAGGGCCGACGCCTGGCTCAGGGAGGGTGGGATCCTGCCTCCCCCCTGGGGCTCCTACCAGAAGGAGAGGGTGTAGTCACCCACGAAGGTCTCACTCTCGCGCACCAGGAAGGTGCCATCCTTGCCGCCCGTCTCGGTGCAGTACTCGTGCAGCAGCTTCTCAGCAATTTGCCGCCCGTCGCGGCCACCTCCCAGCTTCCCATGAAACCACTTCTCCGTGAAGTGCAGCTCGTTGTTGTTGAACTCCTGCGAGTTCACCCCAAAATGGGAGAGATGCCCTAGGGTCAGCATTCCTGCCAGCCATCGGCATCAACCAGGCCGTTGccaccctctctccctccccacagaGTCCTCCCTAAAGCCCCCTGCCCCGTGGACGCATCCTGCCCCTCATGCACCTCCTTctgctccacctcctcctcatcctcgtTGAACTGGTAGCGGGATGTCTCCTCTGAGTAGTAGATCTTGTTGCTCGTCAGGACAAAATAATGGGGGCTCCAGGTctggaagggaggaagagcatCACCAGGGTGGGAAGGATGATGGCATGGAGGGACAGGGCTTAGAGACCCCTTTTTCTGacccctcctgtcccccacAGCATTGCAATGGTCTAGGAGAGCCCATGCCCCATGCCCAACCCAAACCCCAGCGCTCATCCCTGTCTGACAGACCCCACTTGGCCCCTGGCTGCCATTGGCAGGGAGCCCCTTACGTGGTCGATGGGGTCTTCGAGGTAGAGGATGCCGTTCTTGATGGAGTTGCTGATGTCGTTCTCCGAGTAACTGGCGGTGGAGACTTCCTCGTACAGGTTCCCTTCGACCAgcttcttgtgctggggacagcccagggAGGGGAGCTCAGTGGTGGGCACGGTGTCCCCATCACACTGAGCTCCCAGCCCTCAGGCCATGCTCGGGCTCCTGCAGGTACCTCTCCACCACCCCCTGTTCCTCTTGACCATCTCTTGCAGTAGGACATTGGAGAGATGTCCTACTTGTGCACAGATCGATATCACTTGAGTCCCAGGATTTGGGATAatccccatccctcccagccCAACGTGGTCCTTGTCCCTCCTGCAAAGAGAGGCTCTAGGGTGGTGCCCACTCCACACCTTGATTAGGATCTTCTTCTTGAGCTGGGTGGGTGAGGGCAGCTCGTCGGCATTGATGTCCACCGGCTTAGTGAGTAGCATGTCCCCGAAGACCTTCTTGAAGTGGGAGGCCATGTTCCTCTGCTGGACGATGCTGCAGTGGTCTTCGATGGAGAGGATGATGGGGAACCTGGAGGAAGCAGGTGGAAGTGGTGGCTTGGGACGAAGGTGAAGGAGAGGGGAATTTGGGCAGGGGATGCCTGCCTGTCCTAGAATTGGGGTGTCATTGAGGGGCTGGGGCTTACTCAGAGGTGACAAACGCATGCTCCTTGATGGTGTGCAGCACATCCAGGAACTTGATCTTGGAGGTGAGCGTGTGGCCATGGTAGATGATGGGGAGATCGTCTGGGCCATCCCAGCAGTCCACTGAGTGGGGAGACACCTCAGTTAATGCATACCAGTCACCGACTGTGCACCAGGGACCACGTTTTGGGGCCCCCAAAGGACATGGAAGACCTCCCACTCAGTGCCATGGGATGGGTGCAGAGGACAGTCTGTCTGATGGACTGTGGGGTGCCAGGGGGGACTGAGCATCACCGTAGGCTGCTGGGGGGACTCACACTCAATGCAGCGGCAGCCCATGCGGAGGCAGCGGGCGTACGCCTCCAGGGAGGACTCGCTGGAGAACTGGTCCCCGGTCAGGTACCTGCAGAGGAGCAAGAGGGACCATcagcagccaaggctgccccagctggggtGATGGGATGCTCATGGAGGTCCCCGAGGAGAGCCCACTATGTCCTTACGTGTTGTGGGAGGAGGAGATCCAGTACTGGGACAGGGGGTGGTTCATCTCCTCGGGCACCACGCGCTCATACTTGGCATCCATCACCATGTTCTCCTTGGAGAAGAGGTACGTGAGGAACTAGAGGGGAAACAGAGAGGTCAGagcctgctggggctggagaaACACCCCTGGGTGGGTGCTACGTGGGGCCACCCACCTCGTCCAGCTGGAAGGAGGGGTCCGCCGCCTCGTTGGAGCCCTCCTTGAGGTAGGTGCACATGTAGTCCCGCACCATGCCCACGTCGCTGGCCCAGGGTTCCTGTGGTGCAAACGTGGCTGCCGTTATGGGGGAAACTGCGCTGGGGCATCCCATGGGGGTGCCCGAGGTTGGGGCTGAGAGGGATGCTGCAGAGGTCTCTAAGAGCACCCACCTTCTGGTCGTGCAGCAGGAACTTCTGGAAGTCGTAAAGGGAGACTTGGCACAGCTCAGGGCGGTCCACGTTCCTGGGACATGGAGCAGCCATCAGCGAGGACTGGGAGCAGGATTTGGGGTAGACCCCATGGAGGAGTCGAGGCCACCAGTGTCCacctgcagctcagccccccGATGTCCCCCACTCCTGCCCCATTCCTGCCAGCAGTGGCAGCTGGCAAGGGGCTCGGGAAAAGAACAGGCCATGGGGGTGCAAGGGGCAGCTCGAGCTGTTGGGTGCTGCTAGAGCAAACACTCCCAGTGTCACCCTGTGAGTTGGGAGAGGCGGGCACACAGCTGGAGTGTGCAGCGTTGCCTGAGGATATGGAGCGGAGGGCAGGGTGACATGTCCCTACATCCCAGCACCCATCCCTACTCACATCCCTGCTCCTATCCCTACTCCCACCCCTGCTCACATCCCTCCTCACATCCCTCCTCACGTtcctgctcccatccctgctCGCACCCCTGCTcatccctgctcccatcccctctcccatcctgctttcatccctgctcccatccccaCTTCCATCCTCGCTCCTATCCCCACTTCCATCCCCGCTCCCATCCCCACTTCCATCCCCGCTCCCATCCCTACTCAACCCTGCTCCCATCCCTACTTATCCCTGCTCTCATCCCTGTTGCTATCCCTGCTCCCATCTCCACTCCTATCCCTGCTCATCCCTGCTCTCATCCCTGCTCATCCACacccccatcccctctcccatccctgctcatccctgctcccatcctCGCTCCCATCCCTGCTCACCCCCgctcccatccctgctcccatccccgCCCTGCAGACCACCCTTGCCATCCCCACCATCCCTTccaccccaaacctgccccGACACTGGGAGATGCTCCGGGGCCACGCACACCACCCGGACCCTCCGCTctcccccggctctgccccgcagcccggctGGATTGCCCACCCGATGGACCCAACCTTCGGAGGCTTGGCTGGGATGGGAGCCACGGGGCTTCTGGGTACTCACCgcaaggggaaggagagctCCAGCTGCTCAATGACCTGCAAGGCAAAGGAGGGGACTGGGATTAGCTGGCCAGGGACACAATGCACCAGGCGGGGGATGCTTGGGAGGACAAGCATTGGTTCTTACCGACTTCTGTGCATCAAACATCAGGTTTTTGTAGAACTGGATGAAGTGGGAGAAAGTCATCTCATTCCTGGCTTCCACCTCCTGCCAGAGAGGGTGCTGCATGAGAGCAGGGCCACCCGACCGGAGCCAGCGACACCAAGGCTGgctccagcctggctgtggGGTGCCTTGAAGACCCTCTCCCTGCATAgttggggtgcctggggggtCCTTACCACGAGCTTGTCCCGCAGGAACCTCATGTTGGGGACGCGGTAGTTCACCTGGGGCAGCATGGCCTTCAGGTCCTTCACCGTGATGCTGCAGGAGGGTGAGCCAGCATCAGGGCACCGGCCAGACCCCGCAGAGGATGGACAACACCCGGATGGGTCTCAGCTCCTGACATTGAAGGTCCCACCCCAAATTCTGGTGCCAGCATGGTCTCTGGCGTGGGGCTCCCACCCTACTGGGCTGTGGATCCCTGCAGTGGCATAGGACCCCCAACTACAGGGGGTCTGGCACAAGCATGAGCAAagggtggaggagagggagcTCATCCAAGAACCCATTGGGTGCTCTAAGACATCATCCCATCTGGAGGTGATGCCCATCACCATAATCATTTAAGTCCAAATTCActtgatttggggtttttcctgACTTGGGAAGATGTTTATGGGCTGCATTAATGATCCAATCCCTCCTGGCACGGGTGGAAATGTAGCAGTGGCGATGGGGGCATTGGGGTCCCCATGGTCCCCACAGCAGCAAGGAGGGGACTTGCACTTGAGTCTCTGATTTTTGGTGCCTTCAAGAACCCCAACTAACCTGGTACTACCTTTCCCCACAAACCCCACTCCCAGCCTGGCTCAGCCTCCAGATCTGGGGTGCAACTGGGGGGATACGGCCCTGTCCAGCCAAACCCACTGGCCGCTTCCCGGCATGTGACTATGCCAGCGCTCACCTGCCTTCCCGTGACCTGTCCATCCCATCAAACTGTTTACGCAGCcacctgggaaggaagggatggACATGGTGCTCAGCCCCAGGGGGGGACCAAACCCAGGGGGGGTTTGTCCCCCAGACGGGGACTGGGAAATGGGACCCACTGGCCCTCCTCACCTCTCGATCTGCAGCGGGGTCTGGGCTTTCTGGGTGTCCGCCACCAGCCAGTTGAGGCCTGTTATCCACAGGTTGATGTCCTCCTCACAgaaagctggaggaggaagaggaggatagTGAGGCCAGGATGGGGGAAAtgggatgctggggagggggtgagagCCCAAGGGTGGCGGGGAGGAGTGGGAAGGGAGCCCACGCACCTGCCACGCTGAGAGTCCGCAGCCTGAAGTCCATCCCGTAGAGGATGATGAAGCACATGGTGAAGTCGAGCTTGCGAGCGTCCTCGGGGTAGCGCTCGAAGTCCCGCGAGTTCTTCCCCAGGCGGATCTCCTTGATCTCCCGAATGTCGACTGTGGGGAGAGAGGGACATGGGACAGTCCCCTGACATCCTGCCACCGCGGACCCATGTACGGGGCttggggaggctgcaggaggtggGACTGCCAGGAGACCACATGCCCTCTGGGGAGGCTTGTCCCCAGGATGGGGTGTCCCCATGACACTGCCCATGGGTGTGTGATGACATGGGGGTGCCATGGCCATATGTCCTCCAGGGAGATATGTCACTGCAGCCCTGCAGTGACATGTCCACTAGTGTGATGGCACCATGGCTTTGCATGTCCTTCAGGGAGCTGTGTCCCCAGGACAAGGTGTCCCCATGGCACTGCTTGTTGGTGCATGATGGCATTATGGGTGCCAGGCCCATGTGTTCTCCAGGGAATCATGTCCCCAGGACTGGGTGTCCCTGCAGCAGCTACGTGACAGCACTACAGGTGCCATGGCCATATGCCCTCCAGGGAACCGTGTCCCCAGGACAGGGCATCCCCACAGCACTGCTGTAGCTGCGTGACAGCATCGTGGGTGCCATGGCCATGTGTCCTCAAGGGAACTGCATCCCCAGGAAGGGGTgtccctgcagcactgctgcagctgtgtcACAGCACCATGGGTGCAATGGCCACGTGTCCTCCAGGGAGCCATGTCCTCAGGACAGGGCGTCCCTGCAGCACTTCCCCCAGGTGTGTGATGGCACCTCACTCCTGTGTGTCCTCCAGGGACCCGTGTCCCCAGGATGTGGCATCCCCACAGTGCTGCCCACCGGTTTCCTGGCTTTGTGGGTGCCACATGTCCTCCAGACTCAGCCTGCCCCATCCCAACCAGAACATCTCCAGCCACCTCtcccctgccttctcctccccaaGACAGACCCTGCTCTGGGGCAGGCTGAGCTCATCTTTTAATTGAAGACATCTGCCCAAAGGTGGCAATTTGGAGCCCTGGCAGCCCGGACCACAGGGCGTTTCTTTCCTGCCGTGCTGCTCTCTCATTATCTCGCTATATAAAGCCCTGCTGGCGGCAGGAGGGCTGGGTTTCCGGACCATGATCTTCCTCACCGCTATGCCGCCGGGGGAGATTTCCAGCCCCTGGTTTTGCCAAGTGGACACGTCCCaccaggaggagaaaaataatatgaTGATATTAGTAATAATACCCAAAGTTATTCTTGATACCATGAGCATCACCCCTGGGTAGTTTTGCCCTCTGGGGCTGAGGCACCGGCACCGGAAAGGGCTTTGTGTGGCTGAGGGCGGCCAGACCACCGTGCCGGGGTATTGTCCTGCCGAGGAAATGGGTCATTTCCCGGAGAATTTCCAGCCCAGCCGCGTTTCCGATGCGGCAGTGGGGAAGGGTGCAGGCGTGCTGGTGCCTCGACAGAAACCCTCAGCCTAATCCAAAGGAGATAAATAAAAGCCAAGCACAGGGAGGAAtaagggatgggggagaaatTGGGCTTATTAAGCAAGAAAAGAGGTGCAGAATAGTTTTTCTTGGCAGAAAAGCTACGGAAAACACTGGAGGCTTTATCCAGCCTTCCCTCGCTGGATGACCACAAGCCAAATTTCACAGATTGGGGTGGGATTTTAGCACACATGATACACAGAAGGTCTGCACCCCTGcatgtgctttgttttgggACTAGATCTCAAGAAATGAAACCCTGTTGCTGTCTCCGTGCAGCCCCCATGGCTTGGAGCAAACCCATTTTGGTATAAACAGGCAGATATTTGGGGGTAAAAATGGGTTTATAGGTTAAAAACCAGCTGCTCATCCCCAAACCTGCCCATGCACAGGGCACTGGAGAGGGGTGAGAAGCTGGTGGCTACCGGGGCTCCACCAACAAGTTGCAACGCAGCCATCCCCCTGATTCAATGCTGCTAGGATCTGGCCTTGGACCCAAACCTCTGGGTGCTGCCAATAATCATAGAAGCATCAAATGGTTTGGGTgagaagggaccttcaaaggtcatctagtccattcccccctgcagtgagcagggacatcttcacctcgagcaggttgctcagagccccgtccaactggaccttgaatgtttccagggatggggcatcgaccacctctctgggcaacctgggccagggtTTCACCACCATCATtctaaaaaatttcttccttatatctagtctgaatttACCcttctttagtttaaaactttTGCCCCTTATCCTATTGCTACAGTCcgtccccatctttcttatcagccccttttaagtactgaaaggccacaagaaggtctccccggagccttctcttctccaggctgaacaacctcaactccctcagcctttcctcacagcagaggtgttccagccctcggaCCATTTccgtggcctcctctggacctgctccaacaggtccatgtctgtcatgctggggaccccagagctggacgcagtgctcCAGGGGCGTTCTCAGGACAttggagtagaggggcagaatcctctcccttgacctgctggccacgctgctttggatgcagcccaggagacgcttggctttctgggctgtgagtgcacattgctggctcatgtccagtttttcatccaccagtacccccaagtccttctccgcagggtAAATAGCCCAGCCCCACGAAGAGCCGAGGGAAGAgggagcggcgcggggctgcACAATGCAACGCGGCCCGTGGCTTCCTGGAAACCACATCTGCAGCGGATTTGCAGCGATCATGTCAGAACTATGTCTCCAAACTCCTCCCTGCATTGTCTCAGGGGTCCCGGGTGATTAAAACACTCTGGAAGTCGGTTTCAGCTGCGaaaatcccttttctcttcTAATGCAAAGTAAGCAGTGTGGTGCAAAGAAGGTTTTAAATATAGGGATGGTGGGAAGATGATGTAGGACCAGGGTCTGCCCGGTGGCTTTTAGGGATGCTGACAGCCTGGGAGTTTTCTTAATACATtaggagcaaagcaaagcaaagcagtcaGAGGGAATGGTTGTGCTGGGAAATCCTGCTGGCCTGGACAGAGCTACGGTGGCACGAGCCACGTTCCCTCATGTTCGCCTCAGTCACCTCTTCTTGCAGGACACGTGGCAGCTCAGACCCTCCTGTACGTGGGGAATTGGGCGACCGCATCCCCCAGGGCTCCCTGCGGTGTTGTGAAGCTGatttaaaacc
Above is a genomic segment from Ciconia boyciana chromosome 2, ASM3463844v1, whole genome shotgun sequence containing:
- the LOC140647326 gene encoding 1-phosphatidylinositol 4,5-bisphosphate phosphodiesterase gamma-1-like; translated protein: MSVARLNSVNGFLEDGRMEAGDMGRILRCLEMGTVLTLFYQKKSQRPERRTFQVKLETRQIIWSRTPEKVEGDIDIREIKEIRLGKNSRDFERYPEDARKLDFTMCFIILYGMDFRLRTLSVAAFCEEDINLWITGLNWLVADTQKAQTPLQIERWLRKQFDGMDRSREGSITVKDLKAMLPQVNYRVPNMRFLRDKLVEVEARNEMTFSHFIQFYKNLMFDAQKSVIEQLELSFPLRNVDRPELCQVSLYDFQKFLLHDQKEPWASDVGMVRDYMCTYLKEGSNEAADPSFQLDEFLTYLFSKENMVMDAKYERVVPEEMNHPLSQYWISSSHNTYLTGDQFSSESSLEAYARCLRMGCRCIELDCWDGPDDLPIIYHGHTLTSKIKFLDVLHTIKEHAFVTSEFPIILSIEDHCSIVQQRNMASHFKKVFGDMLLTKPVDINADELPSPTQLKKKILIKHKKLVEGNLYEEVSTASYSENDISNSIKNGILYLEDPIDHTWSPHYFVLTSNKIYYSEETSRYQFNEDEEEVEQKEEFNNNELHFTEKWFHGKLGGGRDGRQIAEKLLHEYCTETGGKDGTFLVRESETFVGDYTLSFWRSSRVQHCRIHSRQEAGATKFYLTDNLVFDSLYSLICHYREVPLRCNEFEMRLTDPVPQPNAHESKEWYHASLTRLQAEHMLMRVPRDGAFLVRKRSEPNSYAISFRAEGKIKHCRIQQEGRLFMLGSSAEFESLVDLVSYYEKHPLYRKMKLRYPINEETLEKMGTTELDYGALYEVRTPHFYVEANKMPMARCTVKALYDYKAQREDELSFCKQAIIHNVDKQDGGWWRGDYGGKKQLWFPANYVEEIVSMQAQEQDEASSENSPLGNFLKGFIDVPSCHVVISKDGRSSKPFVFTIHSQQMSHAAQSLDVAADTQEELSEWVAKIREATQNADARMQEGKIMERRKKIALELSELVVYCRPVPFDEDKIGTDKACYRDMSSFPETKAEKYANRSKGKKFLQYNRRQLSRIYPKGQRLDSSNYDPLPMWICGSQLVALNFQTPDKPMQLNQALFMLGGRSGYVLQPDIMRDETFDPFDKNSLKIVEPITVQLQILGARHLPKNGRSIVCPFVEVEVCGSEYDNSKNKTDVVADNGFNPVWLFKQFVFDINNPEFAFLRFVVYEEDMFSDPNFLAQATFPVKGLKTGYRSVPLKNSYTEDLELAALLIHIEIINAKEEDEENLYSSIQQLRDRASELSSQVSSYERTNGCDSRYQQRLDELRAAQERLMELTEVRNRKLMEKKKRDRQMVTKRS